The genomic window TGGTACATGTCACAGCTATGGGCAACAGCTGGCTGGTACATGTCACTACAGACTGCCAGTCTTGTTTGCAGTgtgttcttcctctcctctccacacTCACTTGTATCCCAAAACTTACTAAACCCAAGAAAACTCATCTCCACAACGTGCAACACAACAAATTCCACTCCTTTCATGTCAGGACTTTGCATCTGGCTCTCCCCTCCCATACAAGGGCAGCACAGCACTTCTGGGGAGGGCAATAAGCACGGTTTACCTGCACAACTGCCCAAGGATCCCTGTCCCCAGAATAAAGCAAAGTCCCCATACACGATGTGTCCCTTAAAGGACAGATGCTATATCCTGACTTTTATAAACCTACAGAAACACATAGCTCTGATTCGGATATCTGAAATGCACCAAGGAATGGGAAGATTTTAGCACCTTCTTTTTCAGCATCAATAATTTACCAACCTACCAATTCTGTGGGCCCAGAAGTAATCATTCCTTTCTGACAGGCCACAGAAAAACGGATTACTTGTACTGGCTCTTTATACCAAGACTGTAGTTTGGGtctccccattaaaaaaaaaaaagttacgtgCCTTTAATTAAGTTTACTTCAAATTTAAAAAGTCTTTAGATCCCCTTTTTCTAGCAGACAGCACTCTTATGCCTGCACAGTAGTACAAGGTACACAAAGGCATTCACTGTATCTGCACATTGTGCTTTTCTACTGCAAGTGACCATAAATACTTGGCCTAGTTATCCCCAGCTGCACCGGCTTCCCGCACATCAGAAACAAGACCAGGAGCAGAAATTCTCCATTTCctttaaagagaagaaagtcaCAGGCAGGCCAGGAGGTGCTCATAGCTGGTTGGCTTTCACTTAATACACAAGGCTCCCATATTCACAAATACCTGATTGCACATGCATTAAAGCGCTTCTGGGGATTTGCATTCTGTAGTCACCATCCAGGTCAGATTCTACCATGCCAACTCCCTTAAACAGCTCTTAGCTACAAATAAACATACCGCAGCTCTTTCCGCTTCTCTTTCACGCTCccgctccctctctctctccttctctttttctttttctctttccctctcttctctggctttctgctctgcttccCTTTTGGCCTTTTCAATGGCCTCTTCTCTCTTCTTGGCCAGTTTCGATCCTGCCAGAGGCATAAAGTACAAGTCTGCTCTCGAGCATGAATTGTAGCCACGGTCCAGGTGCTTATAGaacctgaaagaaacaaaacagaaagagctTAGCCCTGGGAAAGATGCAAGAGTCTGGGATTTAAGAGCTGcatatcaaaaaaaccccaaccccataAAGTCCCTATACTTATACAATAGCACTACCAGCTTCCCTGAAAGCCATGAGAAAATTGATTGTACCGTATTACTCCCCAGACAAGTGGAGTATAAAACCCCTCTCACAATTACAAACTGTAATGCCCTCTCTGAACATGCTGGCTGACACAGCACCTTCCCAGAAGAGCAAAATCACGGTAGAAAGAGAGGCTGACAAGACGCACACATAAAATGCACTCAGCTCCCGCAGCAGCTCATTTCTCAGCTTTTGGGAGTGTCTCGCTACGCAGAAAAACAGAGCGCACTGAGAAAGCCCTGCTAACAACCTCCGTACCTGGCTGACTGACTAGCATGACTTGGTGTATCCACCACAGTAGGTTCTGGTGACGGACttctgggtggagggggagggctTTCTGGTTCCTCAGCTTCATCTGGGACTTCTTCTTTGATCTGAATAGGTGGTAGCGTGCAGGCTGTCACCACTGGCACGTTTCCACTAGAAGCTGCTGATGTGGAGATGGAAGTCTGAAGTGGGATGCCAGGCACAGCGGGTGGCGTGGAAGTGGAGGGGCAAGAAGGAGGCGTGATGGAAGGTGGGCCTCCGGGGACAAAGGGATGCTGAGAAAAGGGGGGCTGCGAGGATACCTGATGGAGTCCAGATGGGGGGTGATTAGCAGGCGGGGGAAGGCTCTGACTCTGTGTCAGTACAGGAGGTTGGGCTTGCGAAGACTGCAGGGGTTGGCTTTGAGGCATCAGCTGCAAAGGAGGAGGGTGTGCGGATGGAGGATGATGAGTCGAGAGGGAGCTCAGAGGTTTTAAAGCAGGCGGTGGGGGCAAGTTGGAGTTCATTGAGAACGGAGAAGGGCCAGAGAGATGAGGAGGGTGCTTATGGGATGGAGCAGTGGGGAGCTGAGGGATTGGGGTAGTAGGGGGAGGTTTGATATGAGGCATGGCCATGGGTGCAGGCGGCAAGGGCTGCTCCCGCGGAGGCTGAGCCTGCTGCAGTGAGGTTGCAGTCGGCAGGACAGGCTGCGTCACCTGAACCTGGAGAGCGGAGTGAGAATGAGACGGTGCTTGCGTCTGAAGGGGAACCTGAGACTGAGATGACTGAGTGGGGAGGGAAAATGGCTGGGAAGGTACAGGATGAGGCAGGAGGGGCTGAGCCTGCAGGCTGTGAGGGGCAGGCTGGGCCTGGCTGTGGAGCGGAGGCTGCGAGTGAGGCTGAGAAGAGGCAGGGGTCGGCTGGCTCTGCGACACGCTCAGAGGCTGCAGAGGTGGGTGGGGTGATGGGAGCCTCTGCGGGTGCAAAGCAGGGGCCTGCTGTATGTGAGAATGAGGAGGGGGTGGCGGTGCGGGggcctggggctggctggggggctgGGATGCTGACGGCGAGACCTGCGGCGGAGCCGAAGCAGCGCTCGACACCGCCGGCAGCGATGCCGGTAACTGGGCTGATATAGGAGGCGTAGGTGGAGGAGCCTGGCCAGAACCGCTCTGTGCCTGAAGCACTTGGGGCTGTGCCTGCAGCACTTGCTGTTGCGCAGATGAATCCGAGTCACTCTCATTGTCTTGAGGGCTAGGGATGCTGGGTGACGTGCTCCGGTTATCCTGGTCAATGTCCTTGGGATCACTGCTCCCTTCGTCGTTGACACTGCGGCTGTCCGAGCTCTCACCTTCGCCCTCACCCTCTGACGGAGAGTTTGGCCTGCTGATCTCCtgcggggagaaggggaagagtaaCCACCATGCGTGAGGAAACCGCACAAAACATTACCAGCATGCCACAGGACACAACCTGTTACACGTGCTGTGCAAACACAAGTGCAGGCACCACCCTTTGAACCTCGCGGGGCTTAAAACAGCACAGGCGACGTAAATATCCAAAGGGAAGGTGCAAAAGACAACAGAGCTAGGCGCTTTTTAGTAGTGTCCAgtgacaatgggcacaaactgaaatgcaggagaTTCTGCCTGAACGTAACGAAACACTTTTTCACTACGAGGGTGACCAAGCAAtggaacagcttgcccagagcagctgtagactctccatctttggagatactcaaaagccatctggacatgctGCCAGGCAGTTGGCTCTACGTGGCCCTGACTGAGCAGAggggatggactagatgacctctaggtcccttccaacctcaaccgttctgtgattctgtaatatGGAAAGCTCAGTGCCAAAATTCCCAAATCCTGTGCACAAAGTGAACCTGGTCAGGTACACGGAGGTGAAATGACATCTTGAAAGTATTTCAACTGAGCTTTGATACCATTAAGTTAAGAGAACTCCAGTGGTGGTTTTCTAACTTGCCACAGAAGAGGAAATAACAAatttcaattaagaaaaaaaaatgggtggGGGGTGGAAAATAATCCAAGTATACTCTTATATGGTTGATATTGATATtaaaacaatgacaacaaaaagACTTCTGGACTTACCCCGTATCATTCCACTGTTTTTCAACAGAAGGAACACATTATAATACTGGTTGCTTTCCAGCCACAGATTAAGTTACGATTTGCTGTGGCTTAAATTGATTTCATGTTTTTGGTTTGTTACTGGGTTTGCACCCCCTGCCACTCTCAAACCATTCTCCTAAGACAAATGTTCTTCTGTGGGACTCACTTGAGTTTTGGATTTTTTGGCATTGGACCTGTCAGGTTCTTCTGTGTCAGAAGCTGCCTTTTCCCGCTGCCTCTTGGAGTTCTTGAGAGGAGAAGACacctcttcttttatcttctgccACAAATGAAGCAGAACACAACAGTTACCAGTGACGTAAATACAAAAGTGAATTGACCATACGCCGGTGCTACCACATTTAATACAAATAAGCGAGAAGGGTTCCTATGGAGCAAGAAAACTGATCAGAAGTTGAGAAAGTCAGTATTTAACAACAACTCAATACACATCTGTCCCTCTGTCCAATTACAAGTTGCAGGGGAATCTGTTCAGAAGCTGCTGCTCTATTCTGCCATCTGCCATGAGCAACCTCCAGAAGCCTTGCATCTACATAATGCACTAGCCACTCCCTCTGGAGGTCAAATTTAAGATAgaacccaaaacagactgcaatTTTACTTCTGCAGACAGAAACCCAAGGGGCAGTTTGCACACAAACCCTGCACACATTTCTGACACAAGCTAGTAGGAAAAAGACAAATCAAGTAAAGCATTCCTCATCATGCAGATGCGGTCTCGAGCTTTGGAAGCgaaggaatattttaaacaaagcagTTGTCTTCAGCTGTGCAGAATGAGGTCTATCAGGAACTCATACCTGATCAACTGGCCCAGTATACTCTTCTAAGAGACCAACACCAGTTGTTAACAGAGGATGGAGCAAGAATTTCTGCAGTAGACAGGCACAGTATAAGCCTCCTTCTACAACATGAAAGTCTTGCTTTACTCCTGATATTTTGAGGGCTATTTTTATATCCCCTCAAATATAGGGCTAACAGTGAGTAGCTATTACAAGATTACTACCTTCTTTCATGGCCTGGGACAGCATTATACATCACATAATTACCTAACCTAACTTCAAATTTTGCTAAGTTCTTAGTTTTATCATGTGAAAACTTGCTCCATACTCCAGCTTTGacttgtgggttgttttttaaaatacttatttttaacttGCTACTTTTCAATTTACACTGCTTAATGACAAGCCTTCCCGCTTCATCTGGCTTTGTTTCTTCAGTACTCTCTTGGAAAGGCACTTATTCATTTAAAGAGACTAAACTGTCAGCTCGTTCTGAAAAATCAAGCAAATATACATacagaaaaacagtaacagaagtaGTCTCAATTACTACATATTCATATTCCTTTGTAAACAAAGATTAAGTAccgcttaaaaaaaaatatccccaaaacTGTCTACTTGCCTCAAATATAGCATTTCTGATCTGTATTACTTCCATGAGCCTAACGCTTGTATTTGCATCCAAAATTGAAGGATTAATTTATCATGAGAGCAGTAAGGTTATGTGGGGATACTTCAATGGTTTTTATCACTACACGTCCTTATGTATAGGAACAAAGCATCAGTCAGATGCACCATTAAATTTTTTGCTTATCCACACAAGTAGGAATTTCTAGGTCACTGAGAGATTCCCTGCCCTCCTAGAATCTGCATCTCATTTAGCTGACTGATTCAAGGCCTCAGGTGTCCAGTCCtaacaaaaaagaagaatggGAAAATTTTACCTTGGTAGACTTCTTCACTGAATCTGCTTTGCTGTCATTACTGGAGGTGCTGGCAGCGCTAGGAGAGTTGCGGCCACTGGAACGGATGTCTTCATTAATAGGTGAGGCTCTACCAtcagggctggctggctgctttttACGACCACTACGTAGTGTAGACATCTATTtgtttaacagaaataaaagtgtaTCAAAGTCAGCATTTGTCCAGCCTTTTCACCTTTTTCTGCCTCACATCAGGGGCATGGATGGACCACTCCTGCTAAGagcttgaaaaatgaaaaaccaaGAGTATTTAACATTGTTACAGTTTTTCTTGAAAGCTCATCTGGACTTTGAGGTAAAAGGAGGCAAATCCTTTATTTGTCTACTCAAAAACATTAAGTGCTGATTATTTTATTCAGTAGTGTCTGCTAGAAATGACAACATTAGAAAGATGTTCCAAAGCTGCCGCTGTTTGCACGctaaattttcttcataaaatgcaCGCACGCACATTTGTAAGCGTGCATACACACACAACAAATGAGGTAGGAGGGGACCCTCGTGtcccattaaaaaagaaagtctatCTGTTGGCATTCAAGCAGTCATGACCCGTTTCTAAAATCACAGATTCAATGTGCTCCTGCTATGCCATAAGGAATCACAGTAGAGTATATTTCAATAATTAATGCTGTTTCCCTCCCAGTTTGGCAGTTTTTTGGATGACCGGCTACCATAAAAACAATGAAGTCAACCTTACCCAAACAGTGTAGCCTCACAAGATATTTACAAGCAATGGTCATATCATCATGATCAGAAAGATGGAGGGGGGAgggcaaggaaaagaaatatatctgctgctttccatcagccaaaaccaaagcaaacatcaAATTAACTAGAGCTGCTGTCAGAGTTCTCACAAGTGCCTTGCGCACAGTAAGGCTCCTGGCATTTCACCCCGAGTAAAAACTCTGCGACAGAGCACACTAACCATAGGAGCAAACTACAGTTTTCTGTAGGGAAGAGATTTTAACTCCAGTAATATGAGGACACCACATGAAtgggatttaattttttaaaactcttcctTTAAAATAAGCCCAAGGGCTTCCCTCTGACAGGATCCAGCTGGAAGAAGGAGACATACTAGTACAGAATCTGTAACAATACACTGATCAAATGCCCCCTTATGACGACAGGCCACTGCCAGTCATTAAAAACACGGAAATAACAAGTTTGACTAGAACCCACAGAAGAGCCATTTAAGCTCATTTTTCCAAAGCAAGCTGCAACCTCAGCAAATCTCTCAATTGCATACACGAATGCAGCAGCAGGCACGTACCACGGCAAACAAGCAAGATGGAGAAAGTGTCATTTTACAAGTCTGACTACCTTTTTCCAGACAACACCTCCTCTTTACAGAAGAAGCTGCAATGCAAGAGTGTTAAGCCTACCGAGCCTCGACTCCGCCTTGTCCTCATGCTATGCTTTCCACTAAGTCCATCATCTTCCTCTTTGACAGGCTTAAACATAAAGGGTGGAGGGTCTACAGGCTTCTCAATGGGTGGCAGCTCTCCGTATTTTTTGAAGTGAATGCGACAATCAGTGcacaataaaatgttttctcGACCGCCGTGGTGCCAGTCCTTGGAGGCTTGGGGCAGGAAAAGCAACAGCTTAGAAATACGCAACATACCAGATAACTCAGCACAAACAGACTGCATTATTAAAAAAGCACACAACTAGAAAAATAGCTCCTTTTCTATGGGCAACAAAGTCAGAGAAATTTCTGGAAAACTTTGTCCTGTTTCAGGCTTAGTCTGTGTTCCCGTGCACATCTTCAATATTCAATTTACAAACTATTTGTTTACTTAAGCAACCGcagctttgaaaaagaaagaagtattatCTGCTCTACTTGGGAGCTAACAGGCAGCTATTATTCTCCAAAGCTGTGGTTTCTTCAAGTGAAGTGAACTAtgaacttctcatttccttcccttccccactttGGGGCTCATACTTCCATGCCAAGCGTATGCCCAAATATCAGACAACCTTCAGGAATACCTACAGGAATGGGGCTGCTGCAGAAGAGATTTAGTGCAGCAAAAACAAGTTTTGTGCGTGGCAGTCACAGTCCAGCACTGATTTGCTATATCACAAATTGATTATATAGATTACGGATTACGTAGATCTTTTCCCTGTATAAATGTCTACCTCTCAGGATTCTCCTTTGTCAAGGCAATATTAATTTGCAGTGGCAAAGCATCATTAACTCTGCTAGGAATGCTGCATATTTTAGCTGATTCAACCCCACATTTTTTTGAACAGCTGTACGTGCACATGAACTGCTCTTGCTTGAATGAATCTGCATTAAATAGGCAGTAGCAGAATGGAGAGAAATACAGCAATGAATTGGGTGCATACTGG from Accipiter gentilis chromosome 1, bAccGen1.1, whole genome shotgun sequence includes these protein-coding regions:
- the RERE gene encoding arginine-glutamic acid dipeptide repeats protein isoform X5, producing MDDPFSPCRRLNSTQGEIRVGPSHQAKLPDLQPFPSPDGDTVTQHEELVWMPGVNDCDLLMYLRAARSMAAFAGMCDGGSTEDGCVAASRDDTTLNALNTLHESNYDAGKALQRLVKKPVPKLIEKCWTEDEVKRFIKGLRQYGKNFFRIRKELLPNKETGELITFYYYWKKTPEAASSRAHRRHRRQAVFRRIKTRTASTPVNTPSRPPSSEFLDLSSASEDDFDSEDSEQELKGYACRHCFTTTSKDWHHGGRENILLCTDCRIHFKKYGELPPIEKPVDPPPFMFKPVKEEDDGLSGKHSMRTRRSRGSMSTLRSGRKKQPASPDGRASPINEDIRSSGRNSPSAASTSSNDSKADSVKKSTKKIKEEVSSPLKNSKRQREKAASDTEEPDRSNAKKSKTQEISRPNSPSEGEGEGESSDSRSVNDEGSSDPKDIDQDNRSTSPSIPSPQDNESDSDSSAQQQVLQAQPQVLQAQSGSGQAPPPTPPISAQLPASLPAVSSAASAPPQVSPSASQPPSQPQAPAPPPPPHSHIQQAPALHPQRLPSPHPPLQPLSVSQSQPTPASSQPHSQPPLHSQAQPAPHSLQAQPLLPHPVPSQPFSLPTQSSQSQVPLQTQAPSHSHSALQVQVTQPVLPTATSLQQAQPPREQPLPPAPMAMPHIKPPPTTPIPQLPTAPSHKHPPHLSGPSPFSMNSNLPPPPALKPLSSLSTHHPPSAHPPPLQLMPQSQPLQSSQAQPPVLTQSQSLPPPANHPPSGLHQVSSQPPFSQHPFVPGGPPSITPPSCPSTSTPPAVPGIPLQTSISTSAASSGNVPVVTACTLPPIQIKEEVPDEAEEPESPPPPPRSPSPEPTVVDTPSHASQSARFYKHLDRGYNSCSRADLYFMPLAGSKLAKKREEAIEKAKREAEQKAREEREREKEKEKEREREREREREAERAAQKVSSSSHEGRLGESQLSGPAHMRPSFEPPPTTIAAVPPYIGPDTPALRTLSEYARPHVMSPTNRNHPFFVPLNPTDPLLAYHMPGLYNVDPTIRERELREREIREREIRERELRERMKPGFEVKPPELDALHPATNPMEHFARHGALTIPPTAGPHPFASFHPGLNPLERERLALAGPQLRPEMSYPDRLAAERIHAERMASLTNDPLARLQMFNVTPHHHQHSHIHSHLHLHQQDPLHQGSAGPVHPLVDPLAAGPHLARFPYPPGTIPNPLLGQPPHEHEMLRHPVFGTPYPRDLPGAIPPPMSAAHQLQAMHAQSAELQRLAMEQQWLHGHPHMHGGHLPSQEDYYSRLKKEGDKQL
- the RERE gene encoding arginine-glutamic acid dipeptide repeats protein isoform X6, which codes for MRLNSTQGEIRVGPSHQAKLPDLQPFPSPDGDTVTQHEELVWMPGVNDCDLLMYLRAARSMAAFAGMCDGGSTEDGCVAASRDDTTLNALNTLHESNYDAGKALQRLVKKPVPKLIEKCWTEDEVKRFIKGLRQYGKNFFRIRKELLPNKETGELITFYYYWKKTPEAASSRAHRRHRRQAVFRRIKTRTASTPVNTPSRPPSSEFLDLSSASEDDFDSEDSEQELKGYACRHCFTTTSKDWHHGGRENILLCTDCRIHFKKYGELPPIEKPVDPPPFMFKPVKEEDDGLSGKHSMRTRRSRGSMSTLRSGRKKQPASPDGRASPINEDIRSSGRNSPSAASTSSNDSKADSVKKSTKKIKEEVSSPLKNSKRQREKAASDTEEPDRSNAKKSKTQEISRPNSPSEGEGEGESSDSRSVNDEGSSDPKDIDQDNRSTSPSIPSPQDNESDSDSSAQQQVLQAQPQVLQAQSGSGQAPPPTPPISAQLPASLPAVSSAASAPPQVSPSASQPPSQPQAPAPPPPPHSHIQQAPALHPQRLPSPHPPLQPLSVSQSQPTPASSQPHSQPPLHSQAQPAPHSLQAQPLLPHPVPSQPFSLPTQSSQSQVPLQTQAPSHSHSALQVQVTQPVLPTATSLQQAQPPREQPLPPAPMAMPHIKPPPTTPIPQLPTAPSHKHPPHLSGPSPFSMNSNLPPPPALKPLSSLSTHHPPSAHPPPLQLMPQSQPLQSSQAQPPVLTQSQSLPPPANHPPSGLHQVSSQPPFSQHPFVPGGPPSITPPSCPSTSTPPAVPGIPLQTSISTSAASSGNVPVVTACTLPPIQIKEEVPDEAEEPESPPPPPRSPSPEPTVVDTPSHASQSARFYKHLDRGYNSCSRADLYFMPLAGSKLAKKREEAIEKAKREAEQKAREEREREKEKEKEREREREREREAERAAQKVSSSSHEGRLGESQLSGPAHMRPSFEPPPTTIAAVPPYIGPDTPALRTLSEYARPHVMSPTNRNHPFFVPLNPTDPLLAYHMPGLYNVDPTIRERELREREIREREIRERELRERMKPGFEVKPPELDALHPATNPMEHFARHGALTIPPTAGPHPFASFHPGLNPLERERLALAGPQLRPEMSYPDRLAAERIHAERMASLTNDPLARLQMFNVTPHHHQHSHIHSHLHLHQQDPLHQGSAGPVHPLVDPLAAGPHLARFPYPPGTIPNPLLGQPPHEHEMLRHPVFGTPYPRDLPGAIPPPMSAAHQLQAMHAQSAELQRLAMEQQWLHGHPHMHGGHLPSQEDYYSRLKKEGDKQL